AACTAATAGTTTCTTGACGACGATTTTGTTAGACCTTGATATCTTAGTTTGACATTAATACTTATTGGATTTGGTGTTTCAATTTTCGGTTGATTTTATGAACATTATGAGAAGTGTATTGCCCTAATTCTGTGATTTTCGACCGAGGGATGAcatcaaaaaataaatttagaaaCACTAATATTTGAGATAATTGGAAATATAACTTGCAATTTTCATGTGACAGAGGAATTAGTtacagattttaaaaaaaattatcttgtTTACTCGTTGGTGTGCTGCTTTCAAGGACAAGTGAGCCAGCTACACTTGTTTGCGCTAAGACAAATATGCAAAACACAGAAATCAACTGCGACAAGATTGTAAATTAATGACAAAAACAAAAGGGGAAAGCAAATAAACTATATGTAAAAAAGTTACAATGTTATGACTAGTTGCCTATATCACATCTACAAAAGTGACTATGTCCTTTAGCTGTGGATGCTAATTCCACTGTTAAACTTGTACCAATATATCTCGGGATTTTTCACCGTTTAcaacaaatttcttaaaaacttaataaaataacGTAAAAAAAAAGTTAACAAACTAAGGTGTCACACCTTTTGAAGATGTGTgactttcatttttttttaaaaggaagTAAGAGGCGTGACTtgcctttaattttttttttaaaaaaaaatcaagtcaCGCCATCTCATATAGCGTGACTtgcttaataatatttttttaaagtaaGTCACGTCTATCGAACTggcatgattttttttatttaaatatttgttgGACGCTGGTGGTAGAGGATGCTGGAGGAGTCTGTCATTTGAAACACCGACGACCCAATGCAGTCAATAATGCatgtttctttcttttatttcacaaaaaaaacattaaaaaaatttatgattaaaaATCATGTATTAAAGTGATTTGATGTATCACTGAAGAAGACTAACATGACATGTTTTTTATCTAAAAAATtgtttatatattatttgacTTCGTTTCAAATGTATTATTCTTGTGCTTCATTTATCTGGATTTAAATGTATCGTTATTAGTCATTCCTTGTGGATTTTCGTTCGATGTTCGATTAAGGCATTGTATTTCAACACATGAGGTTTGTATGTTTTAAATTAAGTTTTTCATTCGACGTTTGATTAAAAccgttaatttatttatttgtgattatatattttcagataaaattttgattttgaaccTCTATTTGAGGTAAACGttgatataaattaatttacttTGAGTATTCGAatataaattatgaatttatcaTAATCTTATGGTTTCGAGTTATGATTAAAATGCTTAATTATGTTTCTATGTATTATCAGTTattcttattattttatattatacaaatgataataacaaTACTTTTTCTTCAATGTTTTATATTGgtagtattttaaaaaaaattagtataaaATTATGGTGTCGCAGCTTTTAACACATGCTGAATCCGCGTCAAAGTTAATGTGTCGCAGCTTTTAACATGTGCTCAGTCCGCGTCTTTTGCATAAAAATCACGCCATCTCTGATGGCGTGGCGTGACTTAACCTGACATACAACATTGAAAATCACGCATATACACGTTGCATATCTCCAACAGACTTGCACCTACCAGATGATCATAATGACATGTTCGACGCAAAGCAATGAGCTCTGGTTGCTGCTATGCAGCCATAGCGATTTGCTTGGAAGGATAGGATGAAGGACCCACATAAGCTTCACCGAGAGAGACAAATAAGCGATGGCAAGCCAAGGCTGATGCCACAAAGAACACTACAAATGAAGACCAACAGAATTTCAGCATTAACATCTGGTCTTTTCCAGCGGAATATACCGCCTTTAAGAAAATAACTCTTAGCCTTCTATCTCGAAGGATGGATTCATACTCACTACTTGGAGAAGTTATTCTAGTAGAAGAACTATTCTTCTGTACTTGGCTTCGCCTGCTACCATCACTATGGAGCTTAATCTGGAAAGATCGAACCACTTTACTAAAGCTCGACACATCCACTTGTACATTGTATCAGCAAGGGCCATGCAAAATTGTTGACGGAAAGGACTTGCCTCCTTCGAAACTGCTGCTTGTATCAATGAAGTTCCATCCCGTTGATAAATATGTTACTTCATTAAGCTCAAAATATCATGGTAATAACATCAATCTACTCTTTACGCTAACAAACTATTATCTCACAAATTCAATATGGAAGTGCAACATAATCACTTTCAGATGGACATTATAATTAGGGTCAAAAGTTTCGGCTTATCAGGCTCAACCATCCCACAAAACGACTATCGGACATCGAAACACCAGCTCTGGCAAACATACAGAGATGAAATGGAACCAGCAAAATGGCAGTAAAAAAGAAACCAAATATCCCCCACTCATACTCGTACAATCTTTGAGCCAACCAGAATGAATACTAATGGCATTCCCACCCTTGTCACCACCAAGAATCCATTAGGAAAAACAGGCTTAAGCAGTGAATAGGTACTCACTGCACTCATTAAAAGTTTTCTTAGGACGAAACCATTTTTAGATGGCAGAAGTCTGAAAACCAGATTTGCCATATCAACTTCAGGGGCAACTTGCACTGAATGACCAAGAGAAGCTCTAGTAGTTGACGGCAGCAACGAGAGCAACCGGTTCCTAGACATCAAATGGAAGGATACAATCTAGATGAAAGCACTAGATTAAAACCGATAACTAATCAATCGGAACAGGAGTTACATTTACAAAAATAATCAAAAGACAATCCCATTTGAGAACAGACACTGTATTCTAATTGGGTATATAAATTGCCAAACTACAGTTTCAGTGTGAAAAAATCTTCTTCCAACTcaaatttgaaaagaaaaaccaTTAGTAAAATATACCTGGTTGctcaaaaaaagaagaagaaatacctGGTTGCTCCAACTCTAAAGAAAAGTGCAAGCCTATTCCATTTAAATTCTCTCCTTCTGTTAAATACCACCTGAGATGAAAGCTTAAGTAAACTAACCAACAAAAAGCTGCCATGAACTATAACAGCATTTTCCTAAACATCCCGTTGTTATTCACAACAGTATTTGCATTGCGATGGTAATAAACTTGATGTATTTTCCAAAGTATACACCAGAACTACGGTCTCGTCctaaaaaaagacaaaaaagaATCAGAAGGAAAGATGTATTAGCCGCGAAACAATGTCATATCATAACTCAATTTCTTAAATCATCTGCATTAATATGCTCAACCTCATAAGCTACAAAGTAAAGAACCTGCATTACAACAGTTACACAAGTCAACATCAATGTCAATCGCCAGATAAGTAAGGATAATGCAGTGACGAATTCAACAAAGTACCGAATGTAAAATTCTCCTTGCAGCAAGAGAATCATCAACAAGAAGTTTTTGGACAACATAAGGGCATGCGGCTTCAAATGTCTTGAATGTTGGATCTGCAGCAACTGCCCATCCTGCAGGACAGATGAACAAACCAGATAAAATTGTCAAGTGATATTTAATTGCATTGGTTCACGTAGAAAAGGCATAACAGGgcaaaattaatatataaatattctaAACAAATCACAACCAAAAAATACACATGGTTAATGTTGACAGCAAAGAGCAAACTCCTTTGTCCATTTTAACTGCAACTAGAGAAGAAGCAATAGGCATAAACCATCCAGAAATCTGATCGATAAATAAAGCGACACAAACTCCCTCAACACATTACACGGCTTTATAATGCCCTTGCTTTAAAGACAAGAATTAAGCCACCACATATTGC
This is a stretch of genomic DNA from Primulina eburnea isolate SZY01 chromosome 11, ASM2296580v1, whole genome shotgun sequence. It encodes these proteins:
- the LOC140805241 gene encoding uncharacterized protein, giving the protein MLPYFILVLRFLASLEGWAVAADPTFKTFEAACPYVVQKLLVDDSLAARRILHSVVFNRRREFKWNRLALFFRVGATRNRLLSLLPSTTRASLGHSVQVAPEVDMANLVFRLLPSKNGFVLRKLLMSAVSTYSLLKPVFPNGFLVVTRVGMPLVFILVGSKIVRV